In Duganella zoogloeoides, a single genomic region encodes these proteins:
- a CDS encoding sensor histidine kinase has product MPQFKSLRRRIVVAYLLFAAVASLFFAIIAAVAVEGIEVKLVDERLEEVAAWASPRQAGGLPVEMPAGLSFFHDAEIPQSLRGLPQGANEITVDGVDLHVLAGRDPSGDYVVVDHASAYEKIELVVYSMFAVGFAGFLVSSLMFGAFIGNSVVRPIMDLATAVQARRTDLPQQDSPDELGILARAFAARTTELTEVLDRERFFTGDVSHELRTPLTVISGAAEVIMAQAPGNPAIQAASERIYRAARDASDSVTVLLRLARSPEQLETTPVSMAALAAEECARSQPLVGAKPLSLRYAGGADFTVTAPRELMIAAVGNLVRNACLYTLEGEVLVVLQDRSLFVEDTGPGLPPAARARVQHEAAPVGASGSSGTGLGLGLVQRICAYLGASLHYSERAGGGSVFEIRFPRI; this is encoded by the coding sequence ATGCCCCAGTTTAAATCCCTGCGCCGCCGCATCGTCGTCGCCTACCTGCTGTTTGCCGCCGTCGCCAGCCTGTTCTTTGCCATCATCGCTGCCGTGGCGGTCGAGGGCATCGAGGTCAAGCTGGTCGATGAGCGCCTCGAGGAAGTGGCGGCCTGGGCCTCGCCGCGCCAGGCAGGCGGCTTGCCGGTGGAAATGCCGGCTGGTCTCAGTTTCTTCCATGATGCCGAGATTCCCCAGTCGCTGCGCGGCTTGCCGCAGGGCGCCAATGAAATCACGGTCGATGGCGTCGACCTGCACGTGCTGGCCGGGCGCGATCCGTCCGGCGACTACGTGGTGGTGGACCACGCCAGTGCGTATGAAAAAATCGAGCTGGTCGTGTACAGCATGTTTGCCGTCGGCTTTGCCGGTTTCCTGGTCTCGTCGCTGATGTTCGGGGCGTTTATCGGCAACAGCGTGGTGCGTCCCATCATGGACCTGGCCACGGCCGTGCAGGCGCGCCGCACCGACCTGCCGCAGCAGGACAGTCCCGACGAACTGGGCATCCTGGCCCGCGCCTTTGCCGCGCGCACCACCGAGCTGACCGAGGTGCTCGACCGCGAGCGCTTCTTTACCGGCGACGTCAGCCACGAATTGCGCACGCCACTCACCGTCATCAGCGGCGCGGCCGAGGTGATCATGGCGCAGGCGCCGGGCAACCCGGCGATCCAGGCCGCCTCCGAGCGCATTTACCGCGCCGCGCGCGACGCGTCCGATTCGGTCACGGTGCTGCTGCGCCTGGCCCGTTCGCCCGAGCAGCTGGAAACAACACCGGTGTCGATGGCCGCGCTCGCTGCCGAGGAGTGCGCGCGCAGCCAGCCGCTGGTGGGTGCCAAACCATTGAGCTTGCGGTATGCGGGTGGCGCCGATTTCACGGTGACCGCACCGCGCGAACTGATGATCGCCGCCGTCGGCAACCTGGTGCGCAACGCCTGCCTGTATACATTGGAGGGCGAAGTGCTGGTGGTACTGCAGGATCGCTCGCTGTTCGTCGAAGACACTGGCCCCGGCCTGCCGCCGGCTGCCCGCGCCCGCGTGCAACACGAGGCGGCGCCGGTTGGCGCCAGCGGCTCGTCCGGCACCGGCCTCGGCTTGGGGCTGGTACAGCGCATCTGCGCCTACCTGGGCGCCAGCCTGCATTACAGCGAGAGGGCAGGGGGCGGCAGCGTGTTCGAGATTCGTTTTCCACGCATATAA
- a CDS encoding anthranilate synthase component II: protein MLLMIDNYDSFTYNIVQYFGELGEDVRVYRNDEITIEEIEALNPDRICISPGPKDPAQAGISIAVLKHFAGKKPILGVCLGHQAIGEAFGGKVIRAKQVMHGKTSLIAHTGVGVFKDLPSPFTVIRYHSLAIERSSLPACLEVTAWTDDGEIMGVRHKDYDIEGVQFHPESILSEHGHALLKNFLVR, encoded by the coding sequence ATGCTGCTGATGATCGACAACTACGACTCCTTCACCTACAACATCGTCCAGTACTTCGGCGAACTCGGTGAAGACGTGCGCGTGTACCGCAACGACGAAATCACGATCGAGGAAATCGAAGCGCTGAACCCCGACCGCATCTGCATCTCGCCCGGGCCGAAAGACCCGGCGCAGGCCGGCATTTCGATCGCCGTGCTCAAACACTTCGCCGGCAAAAAGCCGATCCTCGGCGTATGCCTCGGTCACCAGGCCATCGGCGAAGCGTTCGGCGGCAAGGTGATCCGCGCCAAGCAGGTCATGCATGGTAAAACCTCTCTTATTGCGCATACGGGCGTGGGCGTCTTCAAGGACTTGCCCTCGCCGTTTACGGTGATCCGCTATCACTCCCTGGCGATCGAGCGCAGCTCGCTGCCAGCCTGCCTCGAAGTGACGGCATGGACGGACGATGGCGAAATCATGGGCGTGCGGCACAAGGATTACGACATCGAGGGTGTGCAGTTCCACCCCGAGTCGATCCTTTCCGAACACGGCCACGCCTTGCTGAAGAACTTCCTGGTTCGCTAA
- the apaG gene encoding Co2+/Mg2+ efflux protein ApaG — protein MATYEFTVSVRTQYLPEQSDPERTSFVFTYSITIKNTGTVAAQLISRHWVITDANNHVEEVRGLGVVGHQPLLQPGEQFEYTSGSALQTPQGSMVGEYFCVAEDGHQFEAKIPEFVLSLPRTLH, from the coding sequence ATGGCCACTTACGAATTCACTGTATCAGTCAGAACCCAGTACCTGCCTGAGCAGTCGGACCCGGAGCGCACGAGTTTTGTGTTCACCTATTCCATCACCATTAAGAACACCGGCACGGTGGCGGCGCAGCTCATTTCGCGCCACTGGGTGATTACCGATGCCAACAACCATGTCGAGGAAGTGCGCGGCCTGGGCGTGGTGGGCCACCAGCCGCTGCTGCAACCGGGCGAGCAGTTCGAGTACACCAGCGGTTCGGCGCTGCAAACGCCGCAGGGCTCGATGGTGGGCGAGTACTTCTGCGTGGCGGAAGACGGCCACCAGTTCGAGGCGAAGATTCCCGAATTCGTGCTGTCGCTGCCGCGCACCTTGCACTGA
- the rpe gene encoding ribulose-phosphate 3-epimerase, whose product MTQYRIAPSILSADFARLGEEVRNVVAAGADIIHFDVMDNHYVPNLTIGPLVCEAIRPHVQVPIDVHLMVKPVDRIIPDFAKAGANIITFHPEASDHVDRSLQLIRDHGCKAGLVFNPATPLSYLEHVMDKIDIILIMSVNPGFGGQSFIPHALKKIADARRLIDESGRDIMLEVDGGIKIENIAAAAAAGADTFVAGSAIFGKPDYKAVIDAMRANLAKVGA is encoded by the coding sequence ATGACCCAATACCGCATCGCACCCAGCATCCTGTCCGCCGATTTCGCCCGCCTGGGCGAGGAAGTGCGCAATGTCGTCGCCGCCGGCGCCGACATCATCCACTTTGACGTGATGGACAACCATTATGTTCCCAATCTGACCATCGGCCCGCTGGTCTGCGAAGCAATCCGCCCGCACGTGCAGGTACCGATCGACGTCCACCTGATGGTCAAGCCGGTGGATCGCATCATCCCGGACTTCGCCAAGGCCGGCGCCAACATCATCACCTTCCATCCGGAAGCGTCCGATCACGTCGACCGCTCGCTGCAGCTGATCCGCGACCACGGCTGCAAGGCCGGCCTGGTGTTCAACCCGGCCACGCCGCTCAGCTACCTCGAGCACGTGATGGACAAGATCGACATCATCCTGATCATGTCGGTCAACCCGGGCTTCGGCGGCCAGTCGTTCATTCCGCATGCGCTGAAAAAGATCGCCGACGCCCGTCGCCTGATCGATGAATCGGGCCGCGACATCATGCTCGAAGTCGATGGCGGCATCAAGATCGAGAACATCGCCGCTGCCGCTGCTGCTGGCGCCGACACCTTTGTCGCCGGCTCCGCCATCTTCGGCAAGCCCGACTACAAGGCCGTGATCGACGCCATGCGCGCCAACCTGGCCAAGGTCGGCGCGTAA
- a CDS encoding enoyl-CoA hydratase, producing the protein MQQAQYADLIVEVHGKTALIRLNRPKALNALNDNMMNELGDALRMFDADPAIGCIVLTGSEKAFAAGADIAAMVDYTYADTYRDNYISRNWEHILKVRKPVIGAVAGFALGGGCELAMMCDFVVAADTAKFGQPEIKIGVPPGAGATQRLPRAIGKAKAMDMLLTARTIDAVEAERIGLVSRVVSAEKLIEEVLVIAGQIAAMPTSVAMMVKDAVNRAFETPLTDGVAYERRLFQAAFGTPAQKEGMQAFLAKRPANFDGL; encoded by the coding sequence ATGCAACAAGCACAGTACGCAGACCTGATCGTCGAAGTGCACGGCAAGACCGCGCTGATCCGCCTCAACCGTCCCAAGGCGCTCAACGCGCTCAATGACAACATGATGAACGAACTTGGCGACGCCTTGCGCATGTTCGATGCCGATCCGGCCATCGGCTGCATCGTCCTCACGGGCAGCGAAAAAGCCTTTGCCGCCGGCGCCGACATTGCCGCCATGGTCGATTACACGTATGCCGACACCTACCGCGACAACTACATCAGCCGCAACTGGGAGCACATCCTCAAGGTGCGCAAGCCGGTCATCGGCGCCGTGGCCGGCTTTGCCCTCGGTGGCGGCTGCGAACTGGCCATGATGTGCGACTTCGTCGTCGCCGCTGATACCGCCAAGTTCGGCCAGCCCGAAATCAAGATCGGCGTGCCGCCCGGCGCCGGCGCCACCCAGCGCCTGCCGCGCGCCATTGGCAAGGCCAAGGCCATGGACATGCTGCTCACCGCGCGCACCATCGATGCCGTCGAAGCCGAACGCATCGGCCTGGTCTCGCGCGTGGTGTCGGCCGAAAAGCTGATCGAGGAAGTGCTGGTGATAGCCGGGCAAATTGCCGCCATGCCCACGTCGGTGGCAATGATGGTCAAGGACGCCGTCAACCGCGCCTTCGAGACCCCGCTGACCGACGGCGTGGCCTATGAGCGCCGCCTGTTCCAGGCCGCTTTCGGCACGCCGGCGCAAAAAGAAGGCATGCAGGCATTCCTGGCCAAGCGCCCGGCCAACTTCGACGGACTGTGA
- a CDS encoding response regulator transcription factor, producing MRILIIEDNPDILANLYAFLEPKGHVLDSAANGYAGLALAAQHEYDVMVLDVMLPGMTGLELCHKVRTELRQTTPVLMLTARDTVQDKVAGFDSGADDYLVKPFSLVELEVRLNALVRRARGQTAGAAVLAVGDLRFDTEKFEVHRAGTPLVLTKTGYVILKCLMTQAPKLVTRDMLEQQVWGEDRPDSDALRTHIHALRQVLDKPFDFAMLRTVSGIGYKLLATDAPV from the coding sequence ATGCGGATCCTGATCATCGAAGACAACCCGGACATCCTGGCCAACCTGTACGCCTTCCTGGAGCCGAAAGGCCATGTGCTCGACTCGGCCGCCAACGGCTATGCCGGGCTGGCGCTGGCGGCCCAGCACGAGTACGACGTGATGGTGCTCGACGTCATGCTGCCCGGGATGACGGGACTGGAACTGTGTCACAAGGTTCGCACCGAGCTGCGCCAGACGACGCCGGTACTGATGCTCACCGCGCGCGACACGGTGCAGGACAAGGTGGCCGGCTTCGACAGCGGCGCCGACGATTACCTGGTCAAACCGTTCTCGCTGGTCGAGCTGGAAGTACGGCTCAACGCGCTGGTGCGCCGCGCGCGCGGGCAAACCGCCGGTGCGGCCGTGCTGGCGGTGGGCGATTTGCGTTTCGATACCGAGAAATTCGAGGTACACCGCGCCGGCACGCCGCTGGTACTGACCAAGACCGGCTACGTGATCCTCAAGTGCCTGATGACCCAGGCGCCCAAGCTGGTCACGCGCGACATGCTGGAGCAGCAAGTATGGGGCGAGGACCGCCCCGACAGCGACGCCTTGCGCACGCACATCCATGCGCTGCGCCAGGTGCTCGACAAACCTTTCGACTTCGCCATGCTGCGCACCGTGTCCGGCATTGGCTACAAATTGCTTGCTACCGATGCCCCAGTTTAA
- the trpD gene encoding anthranilate phosphoribosyltransferase — MAITHQEALLRCIEHREIFHDEMLHLFRQIMSGEMSPTMIAALTMGLRVKKETIGEIAAAAQVMREFSTKVPMADTTGLLDIVGTGGDGAHTFNISTTAMFVAAAAGARVAKHGGRSVSSSSGSADVIEALGANINLKPEQIAQSIAQTGIGFMFAPNHHAAMRHVAPVRRELGVRSIFNILGPLTNPAGAPNILMGVFHADLVGIQVRVLQRLGAQHAIVVYGRDNMDEVSLGAGTMIGELVNGEIREYEIHPEDFGLPMIASRNLKVADAAESKAKMMEALRGEPGPAFDIVALNAGTALYAAGVASSIEDGLQRARTAITSGDALKKVEQFVSVTQTLGAAN, encoded by the coding sequence ATGGCGATTACCCATCAAGAAGCACTGCTGCGCTGTATCGAACACCGCGAGATTTTCCACGACGAGATGCTGCACCTGTTCCGCCAGATCATGTCCGGCGAAATGTCGCCCACCATGATCGCGGCCCTGACCATGGGCCTGCGCGTGAAAAAAGAGACCATCGGCGAGATCGCCGCCGCCGCGCAAGTGATGCGCGAGTTTTCCACCAAGGTGCCGATGGCCGACACTACCGGTCTGCTCGACATCGTCGGCACCGGCGGCGACGGCGCCCACACGTTTAATATTTCCACCACCGCCATGTTCGTGGCGGCAGCGGCCGGCGCGCGCGTGGCCAAGCATGGCGGACGCAGCGTGTCGTCGTCGTCGGGCAGCGCCGATGTCATCGAAGCACTGGGCGCCAACATCAATCTGAAGCCCGAGCAGATCGCGCAATCGATCGCGCAAACCGGCATCGGCTTCATGTTTGCGCCCAACCACCACGCAGCCATGCGCCACGTGGCGCCGGTGCGCCGCGAACTCGGCGTGCGCTCGATCTTCAATATCCTCGGCCCCCTGACCAACCCGGCCGGCGCCCCGAATATCCTGATGGGCGTGTTCCACGCCGACCTGGTCGGCATCCAGGTGCGGGTGCTGCAACGCCTCGGCGCACAGCACGCGATCGTGGTCTATGGCCGCGACAATATGGACGAAGTGTCGCTGGGCGCGGGCACCATGATCGGTGAACTGGTCAACGGCGAAATCCGCGAATACGAAATCCACCCGGAAGACTTCGGCCTGCCGATGATCGCCAGCCGCAACCTGAAGGTAGCGGACGCCGCCGAATCGAAAGCCAAGATGATGGAAGCGCTGCGCGGGGAACCGGGTCCGGCCTTCGATATCGTGGCGCTCAATGCCGGCACCGCGCTGTACGCGGCCGGCGTGGCCAGTTCGATCGAAGACGGCCTGCAACGCGCCCGCACCGCCATCACCTCGGGCGACGCGCTGAAAAAGGTCGAGCAGTTTGTGAGCGTGACGCAAACCTTGGGCGCTGCCAACTGA
- the trpE gene encoding anthranilate synthase component I: MTELEFKSLANEGYNRIPLIAEAFADLETPLTLYLKLAQSQNTGKNTFLLESVVGGERFGRFSFIGLPANTILRTFGTRTEIVKNGAVIETHDGNPLDFIETYQQRFKVAVRPGMPRFCGGLAGYFGYDTVRHIEKTLAHSPNQPKDDLGLPDIQLMVTEELAVIDNLSGKLYLIVYADTTQPESFSKARQRLKDLRMMLRRGVEAPVTSASVRTEITRDFAKEDYLKAVARAHEYVMAGDLMQVQIGQRLRKPYVDSPLSLYRALRSLNPSPYMYFYNFGDMQIVGASPEILVRNETLPDGEKKVTLRPIAGTRPRGATPERDAELATELLADPKEIAEHVMLIDLARNDLGRISDTGTVKVTDRLVIEKYSHVQHIVSNVEGKLKSGLSNLDVLRATFPAGTLTGAPKVRAMEVIDELEISKRGIYGGACGYLSFGGEMDVAIAIRTGVIKDGMLYVQAAAGIVADSIAEMEWQETENKARAVLRAAEQVQDGLDGEF; encoded by the coding sequence ATGACCGAACTCGAATTCAAATCGTTGGCCAACGAAGGCTACAACCGCATCCCGCTGATCGCCGAAGCTTTTGCCGATCTGGAAACCCCGCTCACGCTGTACCTGAAACTGGCCCAATCCCAGAACACGGGGAAGAACACGTTCCTGCTCGAATCGGTCGTCGGTGGCGAGCGTTTCGGCCGCTTCTCGTTCATCGGCCTGCCGGCCAACACCATCTTGCGCACGTTCGGCACCCGTACCGAGATCGTCAAAAACGGCGCCGTCATCGAAACCCATGACGGCAATCCGCTCGACTTCATCGAGACGTATCAACAGCGCTTTAAAGTAGCGGTACGCCCCGGCATGCCGCGCTTCTGCGGTGGCCTGGCCGGCTACTTCGGCTACGACACCGTGCGCCACATCGAAAAGACTTTGGCCCACTCGCCCAACCAGCCAAAAGATGACCTGGGCCTGCCCGACATCCAGCTGATGGTGACCGAGGAACTGGCGGTGATCGACAACCTGTCCGGCAAACTGTACCTGATCGTGTATGCCGACACGACGCAGCCCGAGTCGTTTTCCAAGGCGCGCCAGCGCCTGAAAGACTTGCGCATGATGCTGCGCCGGGGCGTGGAAGCGCCGGTCACCAGCGCCTCGGTACGCACCGAGATCACGCGCGACTTCGCCAAGGAAGACTATCTGAAAGCGGTGGCCCGCGCCCACGAATACGTGATGGCTGGCGACCTGATGCAGGTGCAGATCGGCCAGCGCCTGCGCAAACCGTACGTCGATTCGCCGCTGTCGCTGTACCGCGCGCTGCGTTCGCTGAACCCGTCGCCGTATATGTACTTCTACAATTTCGGCGACATGCAGATCGTCGGCGCGTCGCCCGAAATCTTGGTGCGCAACGAAACCCTGCCCGATGGCGAAAAAAAGGTCACGCTGCGCCCGATCGCCGGCACCCGCCCGCGCGGCGCCACGCCCGAGCGCGACGCCGAACTGGCCACCGAGCTGCTGGCCGATCCGAAAGAAATCGCCGAACACGTGATGCTGATCGACCTGGCGCGCAATGACCTGGGCCGCATCTCCGACACCGGCACCGTCAAGGTGACCGACCGCCTGGTCATCGAAAAATACTCGCACGTCCAGCACATCGTGTCCAACGTCGAAGGCAAATTGAAATCCGGCTTGTCGAACCTGGACGTGCTGCGCGCCACCTTCCCGGCCGGGACGCTTACCGGCGCGCCGAAAGTGCGGGCCATGGAAGTAATCGACGAGCTTGAAATTTCCAAGCGCGGCATCTACGGCGGCGCCTGCGGCTACCTGTCGTTTGGCGGCGAGATGGACGTGGCAATTGCGATCCGCACCGGCGTGATCAAGGACGGCATGTTGTACGTGCAGGCCGCCGCCGGCATCGTGGCCGACTCGATCGCCGAGATGGAATGGCAGGAAACCGAAAACAAGGCGCGCGCCGTGCTGCGCGCTGCCGAACAAGTACAAGATGGCCTGGATGGGGAGTTCTGA
- a CDS encoding phosphoglycolate phosphatase — translation MANMQATVLAGVRAAIIDLDGTMLDTIPDFHVAITGMLAELDLPPVAQEQIAVMVGKGSENLIRAVLALQLNEAPHSPPVEARFNFAMEAYQRHYLAINGQHSALYPDVIEGLTAMKAGGLRLACVTNKPIAFTTPLLKLKGLDGFFEVVYGGDSLARKKPDPLPLLTVCADFGLQPAQVVAIGDSSNDAQAARAAGCPVLTVPYGYNHGESVQDIDSDGIVTSLLEAASLIRSQNTPT, via the coding sequence ATGGCCAACATGCAGGCTACCGTGCTGGCAGGCGTGCGCGCAGCCATCATCGACCTCGATGGCACCATGCTCGACACCATTCCCGACTTCCACGTGGCGATTACCGGCATGCTGGCGGAACTGGACCTGCCGCCGGTGGCGCAAGAGCAGATCGCGGTCATGGTGGGCAAGGGATCGGAAAACCTGATCCGCGCCGTGCTGGCACTGCAACTGAACGAAGCGCCGCATTCGCCGCCGGTGGAAGCGCGCTTCAACTTTGCGATGGAGGCGTACCAGCGCCACTACCTGGCCATCAACGGCCAGCACAGCGCGCTGTACCCGGACGTGATCGAAGGTTTGACCGCCATGAAGGCCGGCGGCCTGCGCCTGGCCTGCGTGACCAACAAGCCGATCGCCTTCACCACCCCGCTGTTGAAGCTCAAGGGCCTCGATGGATTTTTCGAGGTGGTGTACGGCGGCGACTCGCTGGCGCGCAAAAAGCCGGACCCGCTGCCTTTGCTGACCGTGTGCGCCGACTTTGGCCTGCAACCGGCGCAAGTGGTGGCGATCGGTGACTCGTCCAACGACGCACAAGCGGCCCGGGCTGCGGGTTGCCCGGTGTTGACGGTACCGTATGGTTACAACCACGGTGAATCTGTACAGGACATTGATTCGGATGGTATAGTTACCTCGCTGCTAGAAGCGGCTAGCCTGATTCGTTCGCAAAATACACCCACTTAG
- a CDS encoding universal stress protein, producing MFKSILFPTDGSELSEKATATAVQFAMLHQARIVGITVVQPIPMTPISDVGVVVDVGDFAVQMQEAAREHIDKLAAAANIAGVPFEGIISTSTVPFEEIIEASKRFNCDLIIMATHGHTGLDKFLLGSQTDKVLSNTTLPVLVLR from the coding sequence ATGTTCAAATCGATTCTCTTCCCCACCGATGGCTCCGAGCTGTCGGAAAAAGCCACCGCAACTGCGGTGCAGTTCGCCATGTTGCACCAGGCCCGCATCGTCGGCATCACGGTCGTTCAGCCGATTCCGATGACGCCGATCAGCGACGTGGGCGTGGTCGTGGACGTGGGCGACTTCGCGGTGCAGATGCAGGAGGCTGCACGCGAACACATCGACAAGCTGGCCGCTGCCGCCAATATCGCCGGCGTGCCGTTCGAAGGCATCATTTCCACGTCCACCGTGCCGTTCGAGGAAATCATCGAAGCGTCGAAACGCTTCAATTGCGACCTGATCATCATGGCCACCCACGGCCACACGGGGCTGGACAAATTCCTGCTGGGCAGCCAGACCGACAAGGTGTTGTCTAACACCACCCTGCCGGTACTGGTGTTGCGCTAA
- the mltA gene encoding murein transglycosylase A, whose amino-acid sequence MLALAACTTTPIPPDQSATPAPAAKPAQPAKPATPATPPATPTTAPAKLQLVPTTFSALPGWDRDDVRAAWPAFMASCTSLAKQATWKESCSIARTVNGNDDKAIRTFFEAFMVPNQVVAPDGATDGLVTGYYEPLLRGARKRGGPYQTPLYKVPDDMITVDLASVYPDLKGMRLRGKLVGKKLVPYSSRAEIDTGELKGKELLWVDDPVEAFFLEVQGSGRVQLTDTQETVRVAYADQNGHPYKSIGKYLVEKGELRLDQASAQGIKAWIGGHPTRMQELFNANPSYVFFKEERLPDPKIGPKGAMGLPLTPQRSVAIDPTQLPLGAPIFLNTTQANSDIPMQRLVMAQDTGGAIRGAIRVDYFFGFGTEAAENAGRMKQRGNVWVLLPK is encoded by the coding sequence ATGCTCGCGCTGGCCGCTTGTACCACCACCCCGATTCCACCCGACCAGTCCGCAACGCCGGCACCGGCCGCAAAACCCGCGCAGCCGGCCAAGCCAGCGACGCCCGCCACGCCGCCAGCAACACCGACCACCGCGCCGGCAAAGCTGCAACTGGTGCCCACCACCTTCTCGGCGCTGCCCGGCTGGGACCGCGACGACGTGCGCGCCGCCTGGCCCGCCTTCATGGCCTCGTGCACGTCGCTGGCCAAGCAGGCAACCTGGAAAGAATCGTGCAGCATCGCCCGCACCGTCAACGGCAACGACGACAAGGCCATCCGCACCTTCTTCGAGGCATTCATGGTGCCGAACCAGGTGGTTGCGCCCGATGGCGCCACCGACGGCCTGGTCACCGGCTACTACGAGCCGCTGCTGCGCGGCGCCCGCAAGAGGGGCGGTCCTTACCAGACGCCGCTGTACAAGGTGCCGGACGACATGATCACCGTGGACCTGGCCAGCGTCTATCCCGATTTGAAAGGCATGCGCCTGCGCGGCAAGCTGGTGGGCAAGAAGCTGGTGCCGTATTCCAGCCGCGCCGAGATCGATACGGGCGAACTGAAGGGCAAGGAGTTGTTGTGGGTCGATGATCCGGTGGAAGCGTTCTTCCTGGAAGTGCAGGGTTCGGGCCGGGTGCAGCTGACCGATACCCAGGAGACCGTGCGCGTGGCGTACGCCGACCAGAACGGCCATCCGTATAAATCGATCGGCAAATACCTGGTAGAGAAGGGGGAGCTGCGGCTGGACCAGGCGTCGGCGCAGGGCATCAAGGCGTGGATCGGCGGCCATCCTACCCGCATGCAGGAGCTGTTCAACGCCAACCCGAGTTATGTATTCTTCAAGGAAGAGCGGCTGCCCGATCCGAAGATCGGCCCGAAAGGCGCGATGGGCTTGCCGCTGACGCCGCAGCGCTCGGTAGCGATCGACCCTACCCAGCTGCCGCTGGGCGCGCCGATTTTTCTCAACACCACCCAGGCCAACAGCGATATCCCGATGCAGCGCCTGGTGATGGCGCAGGACACGGGTGGCGCCATTCGTGGCGCGATCCGCGTCGATTACTTCTTCGGCTTCGGCACCGAGGCGGCAGAAAATGCCGGCCGCATGAAGCAGCGCGGCAACGTCTGGGTGCTGCTGCCTAAATAA